One Anas platyrhynchos isolate ZD024472 breed Pekin duck chromosome 2, IASCAAS_PekinDuck_T2T, whole genome shotgun sequence DNA segment encodes these proteins:
- the DSP gene encoding desmoplakin isoform X3, protein MSMNGGSHPRLNTLGRMARADSGTDLRYEMSSHVVGSGGGGTHTHKTYYYQKTYGGDYASDGYGQNGTCTVSRRQNTIQELLQNCSDCLMRAELIVQPELKYGDGVQIRGNRDLEECFAQANDQMDILDGLIRELRQMNQPCEMYQKRLLQLQEQMRALYKAISVPRARRASSKGGGCYSSQSGSGWDEYTKRVTSECLNWMRQQKSEMELVKWGFDAASIEQQISDHRRTHNAIGDYRWHLDKVKTDLREKAAVHQLEEEYEGLLKYSFERMDQLRQFQNLIQATSREIMWINDCEEEELLYDWSDRNTDIARKQEAFSKRMSELELKEKELNKLKQESDQLVLNQHPASDKIEAYMDTLQTQWSWILQITKCIDVHLKENAAYFQFFEEAQATECYLKNLQDSIRKKFMCDKSMSLQCLLEQIKELENERERILEYKRQVQSLVNKSKKIVQLKPRNPDYRSNKPIILKALCDYKQDLKTVRKGDECILKDNNERSKWLVTGPGGVDMLVPSVSLIIPPPNPLAVDLATKIEQYYEAILALWNQLYINMKSLVSWHYCMIDIEKIRAMTIAKLKTMRKEDYQKIITDLEIHYQEFLRNSQGSEMFGDEDKRKMQTQFTDAQKHYQTLIIQLPNQPRQPQPVIPTETCSVGSSNTIIVNERNREHDKQEAWLLMELQKLRRQIESSEIRMVQRAPLGVDQGALHDFSVRIQELEGVQNDSQIMAETLNKHKDLLPNFRGCEKYVYLQSEINALFQKLENINGVSAGYLDSLNVLRCLLQLILQTEDVIRVFEVRLSEEETVPLDLDKVEAYRACLKKMKADLNMKKSLLNALENELQKMLQIHSQSCQSYTLYDMDIGKFSDKVTQLIDRWQRAEKQIDNRSWDLERQIKQLKTYRDLYQALCKWICDAKRRQDSIESMKLCDSNTIMRYLHDQKNLHSEICGKRDKVEELLKHADQCSAAIKDYELQVASYSSGLETLLNIPIKKCVVQSPAVLILQEASEAQARYIELLTRSGDYYKFLSEMLKSMEDLKMKATKIELLEEELRLARDSNSETNNKHKFLEQNLQKYQMDISQLKAKLMSLEEMKRQAEMDGNSAKQNLDKCYAQIKDLNDRITRLTYETEDEKRKRKLLEDRYEQQKNDYDQLQKTRQNEKDSLGWQKLESEKVIKEKEYEIERLRVLLQDEGTRKREYENELAKVRNQFSEEMSNLKNKYETEINIKKTTIQQIAAQKDDDAKGLRAQVDRLTRENRDLKDEIVRLNDAILQTTDQRRRAEEDALQHKACSSEVSQQKHQLELELKQIIQLRGEDNSRYKQALEEAASTIQDKTKELERLKVQLQEEAKSRWELENELAKASNRIQESKNQYSHIMQERETLLIKMSALEQDKARLQRLEEELNRLKVSLESESRLKQRLESEKQQILNDLNQWKSQHSRTEESIRKIQCEREKSEREKNTLRTEIERLQMEIKRIEERYRCRLEETAVKNQSELESERLRLQREIEKLKQRPYGSHRSTQTEEDFCIDASKLLFSGLRKKITAMQLYECQIIDKVTLDKLLKGQRSVEEVAADIEPYLKGAGAIAGVSVLPRQKYSFVEAKRNQLLTAENAVLLLEAQAATGGVIDPHRNEVLTVDSAIARDLIDFDDREQIYTAEKAITGFKDPFSGKTVPVSEAIKKNLIDRETGIRLLEAQLAVGGIVDPVNSVFLPKDIALSRGLIDKDLYRILNNCQSATKNFIDPTTKKAVTYMQLKEKCRIEPHTGLLLLPVQKRSMSFQGIRQPVSADALLEAGIIKESTRNDLERGAITVEEVSERIIDFLQGSSCIAGIYNEATKEKLGIYQAMKIGLVRPGTALELLEAQAATGFIVDPVSNVRLPVEEAYKRGLVGIEFKEKLLSAERAVTGYKDPETGNIISLFQAMNKELIERGHGIRLLEAQIATGGIIDPKESYRLPVETAYKRGYFNEELNQILSDPSDDTKGFFDPNTEENLTYLQLKERCIKDEATGLCLLPLREKKKVVHTSQKNTLRKRRVVIVDPETNREMSVQEAYSKGLIDYDTYTELAEQECEWEEITITGSDGSSRVVLVDRKTGSQYDIQDAIDKGLVERKFFDQYRSGSLSLTQFADMISCRNGTDEVFRHESVTRSPTVLSVRSSSSMIRSGSFSETTEECSPIAAIFDTENLEKISISEAIQRGIVDSITGQRLLEAQACTGGIICPTTGQRLSLQEATSQGIVDQDMATRLKPAQKAFLGFEGIKGGRKRMSAAEAVKEKWLPYEAGQRFLEFQYLTGGLVDPEVRGRISTEEAIRNGLIDGRAAQKLQDTNSYPKILTCPKTKLKISYKDAMNRSMVEDITGLKLLEAASVSSKGISSPYNVSSAPGSRSGSRSGSRSGSRSGSRRGSFDASATSSYSYSYSTFSSGSIGR, encoded by the exons TCAGAATGGGACCTGTACAGTTTCCAGACGTCAGAACACCATTCAAGAGCTTTTGCAAAACTGTTCGGATTGCCTGATGCGAGCTGAACTCATAGTGCAACCT gaaTTGAAATATGGGGATGGTGTCCAGATTAGAGGGAACAGAGATCTGGAAGAATGTTTTGCGCAGGCAAATGACCAAATGGACATCCTTGATGGGCTGATCAGGGAGCTAAGGCAGATGAACCAGCCCTGTGAAATGTATCAGAAAAG GCTGCTTCAACTTCAAGAGCAAATGCGTGCCTTATACAAAGCTATCAGCGTTCCCCGCGCCAGGAGGGCCAGCTCCAAAGGTGGTGGTTGCTATTCCTCTCAGAGTGGTTCAGGCTGGGATGAGTATACAAAACGTGTTACAAGTGAATGTTTGAACTGGATGAGACAGCAGAAG TCTGAAATGGAGCTAGTGAAATGGGGGTTTGATGCAGCGTCCATCGAGCAACAGATTAGTGACCATAGGAGAACTCATAACGCCATTGGAGACTATCGCTGGCACTTGGACAAAGTCAAAACAGACCTG CGTGAGAAGGCCGCAGTTCATCAGCTGGAGGAAGAATACGAAGGACTGCTG AAATACTCGTTTGAGAGAATGGATCAGCTCCGTCAATTCCAGAACCTCATCCAAGCCACCAGCAGAGAGATCATGTGGATCAATGACTGTGAGGAAGAGGAGCTTCTCTACGACTGGAGTGACAGGAACACAGATATCGCCAGGAAGCAGGAGGCCTTCTCT AAACGTATGAGTGAACTGgagcttaaagaaaaagaactcaACAAGCTGAAGCAGGAAAGTGACCAGCTAGTTCTCAACCAGCACCCTGCTTCAGACAAAATTGAG gcCTACATGGATACATTACAAACTCAGTGGAGCTGGATCCTTCAGATCACCAAATGCATTGATGTACATCTGAAAGAGAATGCAGCTTACTTTCAG TTCTTTGAAGAGGCCCAAGCCACAGAGTGTTATCTGAAGAATTTACAAGACTCCATCAGAAAGAAGTTCATGTGTGATAAGAGCATGTCGCTGCAATGCTTGCTGGAGCAGATCAAAGAGCTGGAG AATGAACGAGAGAGAATTCTTGAATACAAGAGGCAAGTGCAGAGTTTGGTGAATAAATCCAAGAAGATTGTGCAGCTGAAGCCACGTAACCCAGACTACCGGAGTAACAAGCCCATTATCCTTAAGGCTTTGTGTGACTACAAACAGGACCTG aaaacaGTGCGCAAAGGAGATGAATGCATCCTGAAGGACAATAATGAACGCAGCAAGTGGTTAGTGACTGGCCCTGGAGGAGTGGATATGCTGGTGCCATCTGTTAGTCTTATCATCCCGCCACCCAATCCACTAGCAGTGGATCTTGCTACAAA AATTGAACAATACTATGAAGCTATTCTGGCTCTGTGGAATCAGCTGTACATCAACATGAAGAGCCTGGTATCTTGGCATTATTGTATGATTGACATTGAGAAAATCAGAGCGATGACTATTGCTAAG ctgaaaacaATGCGTAAGGAAGATTACCAGAAAATAATAACTGACCTAGAGATCCATTATCAAGAATTCCTCAGGAACAGCCAAGGCTCAGAGATGTTTGGTGATGAAGACAAACGGAAGATGCAGACTCAGTTCACTGATGCTCAGAAGCACTACCAAACCTTGATTATACAACTACCAAATCAACCGCGGCAGCCGCAGCCAG TGATCCCAACTGAGACCTGTTCAGTGGGTTCCTCAAACACCATTATAGTTAATGAGAGAAACCGGGAACATGATAAACAGGAGGCCTGGCTGCTGATGGAGCTTCAGAAACTTCGGCGTCAGATTGAATCTTCAGAGATACGGATGGTTCAAAGAGCTCCACTTGGAGTGGATCAAGGGGCACTGCATGACTTTTCAGTCAGAATACAGGAATTAGAG GGTGTGCAGAATGACTCTCAAATAATGGCTGAAACCCTCAATAAGCATAAGGACTTGCTGCCTAACTTCAGGGGCTGTGAAAAGTATGTGTACTTGCAATCAGAGATAAATGCCTTATTTCAAAAACTGGAGAATATTAATGGTGTTTCTGCTGGCTACTTAGACAG cTTGAACGTACTGAGGTGTCTGCTCCAGCTTATTCTACAAACAGAGGATGTGATCAGAGTTTTTGAAGTCAGACTGTCTGAAGAGGAGACTGTTCCTTTGGATCTTGATAAAGTGGAGGCTTATCGAGCTTGTCTAAAG aaaatgaaagctgatCTAAACATGAAGAAGTCGCTGTTGAATGCCCTTGAAAATGAactgcagaaaatgcttcagattCACTCTCAGTCTTGCCAGTCATATACCTTGTATGATATGGACATTGGAAAGTTTTCTGACAAAGTTACCCAACTAATAGACCGCTGGCAGAGGGCTGAAAAGCAGATAGATAACAG atcatGGGATTTAGAAAGGCAGATCAAACAGCTGAAAACTTACCGAGATCTATATCAGGCTCTTTGCAAATGGATATGTGATGCCAAGCGCAGGCAGGATTCTATCGAGTCCATGAAGCTGTGCGATTCCAACACTATCATGAGATATCTACATGACCAGAAG aaCTTGCACAGTGAAATCTGTGGGAAGCGAGACAAAGTTGAGGAGCTTCTCAAGCATGCAGATCAGTGCTCAGCTGCAATTAAG GATTATGAGCTTCAGGTTGCTTCCTACAGTTCTGGATTAGAAACATTGCTCAACATACCTATCAAGAAGTGTGTGGTTCAGTCTCCTGCAGTGCTGATTCTGCAAGAG gctAGTGAGGCTCAGGCTCGCTACATAGAGCTTCTTACAAGATCAGGAGACTATTACAAATTCTTAAGTGAAATGTTAAAAAGCATGGAGGACTTGAAG atgaaagCCACCAAAATTGAACTCTTGGAAGAAGAACTCAGACTTGCCAGGGATTcaaattcagaaacaaacaacaaacataaATTCCTGGAACAAAATCTACAGAAGTACCAGATGGACATTTCTCAGCTCAAAGCAAAGCTGATGAGTTTGGAGGAGATGAAAAGGCAGGCTGAAATGGATGGAAATTCTGCTAAGCAAAACCTGGACAAATGCTATGCTCAAATAAAGGATCTAAATGACAGAATAACCAGGTTGACTTATGAGACTgaagatgagaaaaggaaaaggaagttgCTGGAGGACAGATATGAGCAGCAGAAGAATGACTATGACCAGCtgcagaaaacaagacaaaatgaGAAAGACAGCCTTGGTTGGCAAAAATTAGAGTCTGAGAAGGTCATCAAGGAGAAGGAGTACGAGATAGAAAGATTAAGGGTTCTTCTTCAGGACGAAGGCACACGGAAGAGGGAATATGAAAATGAGCTGGCTAAGGTAAGGAACCAGTTTAGCGAGGAGATGAGTAATTTAAAGAACAAGTATGAAACTGAAATTAATATTAAGAAGACCACAATCCAGCAGATAGCTGCACAGAAAGATGATGATGCAAAAGGTCTCAGAGCCCAGGTTGACAGACTgacaagagaaaacagagacCTTAAGGATGAGATTGTGAGGCTGAATGATGCCATTCTGCAAACCACAGATCAGCGGAGGAGGGCAGAGGAAGATGCTCTTCAGCACAAGGCTTGCAGTTCCGAGGTGTCACAGCAAAAGCACCAGTTAGAGCTGGAGCTGAAACAAATCATTCAGCTTCGTGGTGAAGACAACTCAAGGTACAAGCAGGCTCTTGAAGAGGCTGCCTCTACTATTCAGGATAAAACTAAGGAGCTGGAAAGGCTAAAGGTTCAGCTTCAGGAAGAGGCTAAAAGCCGATGGGAACTTGAAAATGAGTTGGCTAAG GCTTCCAATAGGATTCAAGAATCCAAAAATCAGTATAGTCACATTATGCAAGAAAGAGAAACCTTGCTGATAAAAATGAGTGCTTTGGAGCAAGACAAAGCAAGGCTGCAGAGATTAGAAGAGGAGCTGAACCGTTTGAAAGTTAGCCTGGAATCAGAGTCTCGTTTGAAGCAACGCCTGgaaagtgaaaaacaacaaatccTGAATGACCTCAATCAGTGGAAGAGCCAGCACTCCCGGACAGAGGAATCCATAAGGAAGATCCAgtgtgagagagagaagagcGAGAGGGAGAAGAACACCCTGAGGACTGAGATAGAAAGGCTGCAAATGGAGATTAAACGGATTGAGGAGAGATACCGGTGCAGACTGGAAGAGACTGCTGTCAAAAATCAGTCAGAGTTGGAGTCTGAGCGTCTCAGGCTGCAAAGGGAGATTGAGAAACTTAAGCAACGCCCATATGGGTCTCACAGGTCTACGCAGACTGAGGAAGACTTCTGTATTGATGCCTCCAAGTTGCTGTTCAGTGGGCTGCGGAAGAAGATTACAGCAATGCAGCTGTATGAGTGTCAAATTATAGACAAAGTCACATTGGATAAACTGCTGAAGGGGCAGAGGTCAGTGGAAGAGGTTGCTGCTGACATTGAACCCTATCTCAAAGGGGCAGGTGCTATTGCAGGAGTGTCTGTTTTGCCCAGACAGAAGTACTCCTTTGTTGAGGCCAAAAGGAACCAGCTACTTACAGCAGAGAATGCAGTTCTGCTCTTGGAAGCCCAGGCAGCAACAGGAGGTGTGATAGACCCCCACCGCAATGAGGTATTAACTGTAGACAGTGCTATTGCAAGGGATCTGATTGATTTTGATGACAGAGAACAAATTTACACTGCAGAAAAGGCTATTACAGGATTTAAAGATCCTTTCTCAGGCAAAACTGTGCCAGTATCTGAAGCCATCAAGAAAAACTTAATTGACAGAGAAACTGGGATTCGTCTGCTTGAAGCCCAGCTGGCTGTAGGAGGGATTGTTGATCCTGTCAACAGTGTCTTCCTACCCAAAGATATAGCTTTATCTCGTGGGTTGATTGACAAAGACCTGTATAGGATTCTAAACAACTGCCAAAGCGCTACAAAGAACTTCATTGATCCCACCACCAAAAAGGCAGTCACTTACatgcagctgaaagaaaaatgcaggatTGAGCCACATACTGGCTTGCTCCTCCTCCCGGTGCAGAAGAGAAGTATGTCATTCCAAGGGATCAGGCAGCCTGTCTCAGCAGATGCATTGCTTGAGGCTGGAATTATTAAGGAGTCAACAAGGAATGACTTGGAAAGAGGTGCAATTACAGTGGAAGAAGTGAGTGAGAGAATTATTGATTTCCTTCAGGGCTCTAGTTGTATTGCAGGTATCTACAATGAGGCTACTAAAGAGAAACTTGGCATTTACCAGGCTATGAAAATAGGCTTGGTTAGACCAGGGACAGCCCTTGAACTCCTGGAAGCCCAGGCAGCCACAGGGTTCATAGTGGATCCTGTCAGCAATGTGAGGCTGCCTGTTGAAGAAGCTTACAAAAGAGGTCTTGTTGGAATTGAATTTAAAGAGAAACTGCTCTCTGCTGAAAGAGCTGTCACTGGGTACAAAGACCCAGAAACTGGAAACATCATTTCTCTGTTTCAAGCAATGAACAAAGAGCTCATAGAGAGAGGCCATGGCATTCGTTTGCTGGAGGCCCAGATTGCTACTGGTGGAATCATTGACCCCAAAGAAAGCTACCGCTTGCCAGTAGAGACGGCCTACAAGCGTGGCTACTTCAATGAGGAGCTCAACCAGATCCTCAGTGATCCAAGCGATGACACCAAAGGGTTTTTTGATCCCAATACAGAAGAAAACTTGACCTACTTGCAGCTGAAAGAAAGATGCATAAAGGATGAAGCAACAGGTCTCTGCCTTCTACCCttgagagaaaagaagaaggtGGTGCACACCTCACAGAAGAACACCCTTAGGAAGCGCCGGGTTGTCATTGTAGATCCAGAAACAAACAGGGAAATGTCAGTGCAGGAGGCGTACAGCAAAGGCCTCATAGATTATGACACCTATACAGAGCTAGCTGAACAAGAGTGTGAGTGGGAAGAAATAACTATTACAGGATCAGATGGTAGCAGTAGAGTAGTCCTTGTTGACAGGAAAACAGGTAGCCAGTATGATATACAAGATGCTATTGATAAAGGTCTGGTGGAGAGGAAGTTTTTTGACCAGTACCGTTCTGGCAGTTTAAGCCTGACACAGTTTGCAGACATGATTTCCTGCCGTAATGGCACTGATGAGGTGTTTCGGCATGAGTCAGTGACTCGGTCTCCCACAGTGCTGAGTGTCAGGAGTTCTTCCTCGATGATAAGGAGTGGTTCATTCTCAGAGACCACAGAGGAGTGCAGTCCCATTGCAGCCATATTTGACACTGAAAACTTGGAGAAAATCTCCATTTCAGAAGCTATACAGCGGGGCATTGTGGACAGCATCACTGGACAACGGTTGCTTGAAGCCCAGGCCTGCACTGGGGGCATTATATGCCCTACCACAGGCCAGAGGCTTTCCCTTCAGGAAGCTACCAGTCAAGGTATCGTTGATCAGGATATGGCCACACGGCTCAAACCAGCGCAGAAGGCCTTTCTAGGGTTTGAAGGCATAAAGGGTGGACGCAAGAGGATGTCAGCAGCTGAAGCGGTAAAGGAAAAATGGTTGCCTTATGAGGCTGGGCAGCGGTTCCTTGAATTCCAGTACCTCACTGGAGGTCTTGTGGACCCAGAAGTACGTGGAAGAATAAGCACTGAAGAAGCCATTAGGAATGGATTGATTGATGGTCGTGCTGCCCAGAAGTTGCAAGACACCAATAGCTATCCCAAAATTCTGACCTGCCCCAAGACCAAGCTGAAAATATCCTACAAAGATGCAATGAATCGGTCAATGGTGGAAGACATCACTGGTCTTAAACTCTTGGAAGCAGCCTCTGTTTCATCTAAAGGTATATCCAGTCCCTACAATGTCTCCTCAGCACCTGGCTCTCGCTCTGGCTCTCGCTCTGGCTCACGTTCAGGCTCACGCAGTGGGTCTAGGAGGGGAAGTTTTGATGCATCGGCAACCTCTTCTTATTCTTACTCATACTCAACCTTCAGCAGTGGGTCTATTGGGCGCTAG